A window of the Acanthochromis polyacanthus isolate Apoly-LR-REF ecotype Palm Island chromosome 10, KAUST_Apoly_ChrSc, whole genome shotgun sequence genome harbors these coding sequences:
- the zdhhc15b gene encoding palmitoyltransferase ZDHHC15B has translation MNMALSRGLRCCQRVFSWIPVLIITAVVLWSYYAYVFELCLFTLKNPLEKVAYLLVFHVCFVMFSWTYWKSIFTPPATPCKKFQLSYSDKQRYEMEERPDAQKQILVEIAKKLPIFTRAQSGAIRFCDRCQVLKPDRCHHCSVCETCVLKMDHHCPWVNNCVGFSNYKFFLLFLSYSMLYCVFIAATVFKYFLKFWVGELPNGPAKFHVLFLMFVALMFFVSLMFLFGYHCWLVAKNRSTLEAFSAPVFVGGPDRNGFNVGIRKNLQQVFGEERRLWFIPVFTSQGNGHYFPLKNRSSESQNPLLANEDMWDESDDGSEEGSLVEDQDPSVTIEMEE, from the exons ATGAATATGGCTCTCTCCAGAGGTTTGAGATGCTGTCAAAGGGTTTTCTCCTGGATACCTGTTCTTATTATAACCGCCGTTGTGCTGTGGTCCTACTACGCCTACGTCTTTGAGCTATGTCTTT ttacacTAAAAAATCCACTGGAAAAAG TGGCCTATCTGCTAGTATTTCATGTTTGCTTTGTGATGTTCTCCTGGACCTACTGGAAGTCTATATTCACTCCTCCCGCAACACCTTGCAAAAAG TTTCAGCTGTCATATTCAGACAAGCAAAGATACGAGATGGAGGAGAGACCAGATGCTCAGAAGCAAATCCTGGTTGAGATTGCAAAGAAGCTTCCTATTTTCACTCGAGCTCAATCTGGAG CTATCAGGTTCTGCGACCGCTGCCAGGTACTGAAGCCTGACCGCTGTCACCACTGCTCGGTTTGTGAAAC gtGTGTCTTGAAGATGGACCATCACTGTCCCTG GGTGAACAACTGTGTTGGTTTCTCCAACTAcaaatttttccttcttttcctctcctACTCTATGCTGTACTGCGTGTTCATTGCAGCAACCGTCTTTAAGTATTTCCTCAAATTCTGGGTG GGGGAACTGCCAAATGGGCCTGCAAAGTTCCATGTCCTCTTCCTCATGTTTGTGGCGCTCATGTTCTTTGTCAGTCTCATGTTCCTCTTTGGCTACCATTGCTGGTTGGTGGCCAAGAACAGATCTACTTTAG AGGCCTTCTCAGCTCCAGTGTTTGTTGGTGGACCAGACAGGAATGGCTTCAATGTTGGCATAcgcaaaaacctgcagcaggtatttggggaggagaggagactgTGGTTCATCCCTGTGTTCACGAG CCAAGGGAACGGTCACTACTTCCCTTTGAAGAATCGGAGTTCTGAATCCCAGAACCCCTTATTAGCTAATGAGGACATGTGGGATGAGTCAGATGACGGGTCTGAAGAAGGAAGCTTGG tTGAGGACCAAGACCCCTCTGTTACCATAGAGATGGAGGAATAA
- the uprt gene encoding uracil phosphoribosyltransferase homolog → MPCHNQQLNNVSSGQEHPMKQVRFANSSSSVPAVLSNPEPSDVSTQDDSQDNLGPQLKLLPLNDQIRELQTIIRDKTTSRGDFVFCADRLIRLVVEEGLNQLPYSECTVTTPTGYKYEGVKFERGNCGVSIMRSGEAMEQGLRDCCRSIRIGKILIQSDEETQKAKVYYAKFPPDVYRRKVLLMYPILSTGNTVIEAVRVLIEHGVQPRHIILLSLFSTPHGAKSIIQEFPDITILTTEVHPVAPTHFGQRYFGTD, encoded by the exons ATGCCATGCCACAATCAGCAACTGAACAATGTCAGCAGTGGCCAGGAGCACCCAATGAAGCAAGTTCGGtttgcaaacagcagcagcagcgtgccTGCAGTGCTGTCCAACCCTGAGCCAAGTGATGTCTCCACACAGGATGACAGCCAAGATAACCTGGGACCTCAGCTCAAGCTGCTCCCTCTGAATGACCAGATCCGTGAATTACAGACCATAATCAGAGACAA gaCAACCAGCAGAGgagactttgtgttttgtgcggACCGCCTG ATCAGACTCGTAGTTGAAGAGGGCTTAAATCAGCTGCCCTACTCAGAGTGCACTGTTACTACACCAACAG GGTACAAGTATGAAGGTGTCAAGTTTGAAAGAGGCAACTGTGGAGTCAGCATTATGAGGAGCG GCGAGGCCATGGAGCAGGGTCTCCGGGACTGCTGCCGCTCCATCCGCATCGGCAAGATCCTCATCCAGAGCGATGAGGAGACACAGAAAGCCAAGGTGTACTACGCCAAGTTCCCCCCAGATGTGTACAGAAGAAAAGTACTGCTCATGTACCCAATTCTTA GTACAGGAAACACTGTGATCGAGGCGGTGAGGGTGCTGATAGAGCACGGAGTCCAGCCCCGACATATCATCCTCCTCAGCCTCTTCTCCACCCCTCATG GAGCTAAATCTATTATCCAGGAGTTCCCAGATATCACCATCTTGACCACGGAGGTTCACCCAGTGGCTCcaacacattttggacagaggTACTTTGGCACTGACTAA